The genomic region GTCTCGGCGAGCTTCTTGGCGTGCTGCAGCACACCGAGCTCGCGCAGCATCCGGTCGCGCTGGGCGGTGTCGTGGGCGACGTGCGAGGCGTGCAGCGCCTTGCGCAGCCGGGACGTCCGGAAGGGCGTCCACCGGCTCGCGATGGCGAGCTTGGCGGCCCGCAGCGCGGCACGGTCACGGGTGCGGGCCAGCGCGTCGCGGTGGTCGTCGCCGAGGCCGAGGAGTGAAAGGCACCGTTCGCGCAGCTCGCGGCCGACGCGCGCCCAGGTGGTGGTCTTGTGCCGGGTGGCGCGGATCTCGATGCCGAGCGCGAGGTGCAGCATCACCAGCCCCAGCACGGGTCCGAGCAGCACGCGGGCGGTGCCGGCGACCGGGCCGGACAGGCTGAGTGCGGCGAACGCGGCGAAGGCGGTGAGCGCCCAGGCGACGAGCCGGGCCGGACCGGGCCTGCCGTCGCGGCGGACGCCTCCGCGCATGGCCCAGCCGCAGGCGACGAGGGCGGCCTCCATGACGGAGAAGAGGGCGACGCGCTCCCAGGTGTCGGTGATGCCGAGGCGTTGCTCGAAGAAGCGCCACGACGTGTCGACGCTGACGCCGATGCTGAGGAGGGCGACGAGGTAGAAGCCCTTGGCACCGGCGGGTTCGGTGGTGGCGGGGGAGTGGCCGGGTCCGGGATCGGGTTCGGCGGGTGCGAACGTGTCGGCGAGGGCCGCGGCTTCCGCCTCTTCCAGCTTCGCGATCAGCTCCGGCGTCAACGGGATGTGGCCGCTGGTGTCGGTGATCCCGTTGCGGGCGCGCCAGTCGTTCACGATCGGCGCGGCGTACGACCTGGCCGGCACCTGCTGGCCCTTCTTGCTGAGCCAGCGGCGGACGTCCTCCACCGAGCTGCCGCGCGGCATGTGGTCCAGCGCGTAGAGGATCTGCTCCTTCTTGGTCCTGAGCCGGTCCAACTCGGCCTCGTGGTCGGTGGCGAGGCCGACCTCGTCCGTGCTCACTGGGGATCTCCGTCCGTTGCGCGATGTGCAGGGGGCACGCGACGCGGGAACCCTACCCGGCTACGGGGCGTGAACATCATCAGGTTTTCGCGTTGACACTGTCATCGTGACAGTGTCACTATCTTCGTGTGTGGACGCTCGACGAGTTGCTGGAACGTGTCTCCGCCGCCTTGGCCGCGGAGTACCCCGGCGCACCCAACGGCCGGGTGCGCGACGTGCCCGACCGCCGCGCCGTCCGCTGGTACGCGACGACGGGGCTGGTGGACCGGCCCTCGGCGATGCGCGGCCGAACGGCTTTGTACGAGCGGCGCCACCTGCTCCAGCTGGTGGCGCTGAAGAGACTGCAGGCGGAGGGGAGGACGCTGGCCGACATCCAGGCCGAGCTCGCGGGCGCGACCGATCAGGCGCTGGCGGCGCTGGCCCGTGTGCCGGAGGGGCTGCTGGACCTGGGGGACCCGGTGCCGGAACCTGCTCCGGCGCGGGAGGCGGTGCGGCCGCGCTTCTGGGCCGAACCCGCTGCTCCACCCGAGCCTGGAGTTCCACCTGCACCCCGCCCGCCGCCCCACCCGCCTCGCGCACCACGGCCGGCTCGGCAGCGCCGGCTGTCCCGCCCGTGCCCACCGTTCCGCCAACGCCACCGCCCGCCCGCACCGCCGTCCGCCGCCCGCCCGGCCACGCTGCTCACCGGCGTCGCGCTCGGCCACGGCGCCGTCCTCCTCACCCCCGGCTCGCCCACCGCCACCGACCTCGCCGACATCGCGGCCGCCGCCGCCCCGCTGCTCGACCTGCTCGCCGCGCGCGGCCTGCTCGTCAACGAAAGGGAAACGCCATGACCATCTCCGTCGCCCCGATGAAGCCCGCCGAGGGGGACCGCATCGGCCGGACGACCGAGGACGCGGGTGTCGGTGCGCTGCGCACCGAGCGGGGCAACCTGCCGCTGGAGAGCCTGGACGTGCGGGCGACCGTCACCGGGCTGGTCGGCCGGACCACCGTGACGGCCGGGTTCGTGAACACGCACGACACCGCTCTTGAAGCCACCTATGTGTTCCCGTTGCCCGACCGGGCCGCTGTCACCGGCATGAAGATGACCGCCGGTGATCGCACGGTCGAGGCCGAGCTGCAGGAACGCGGGCAGGCGCGGCAGGCCTACGACGAGGCGATCGCGTCGGGGCGAAGAGCGTCCATCGTGGAGGAAGAACGGCCGGACGTGTTCACCATGCGGGTCGGCAACATCCCGGCCGGCGAGCACATCACCGTCGAGCTGAGCGTGGTGGGGCCGCTGGTGTTCGAGGACGGGGCGGCGACGTTCCGGTTCCCGCTCGTGGTGGCGCCGCGGTACGTGCCGGGGACACCGCTCGAGGGGCCGGCGGTCGGGGACGGGTACGCGCAGGACACCGACCTCGTGCCGGACGCCTCGCGGATCACGCCGCCGGTGTTGCTGCCCGGTTTCCCGAACCCCGTGCGGCTCGGCATCACCGTGCGGGTCGACCCGGCCGGGCTGGAGCTCGGTGAGGTGCGGTCGAGCCTGCACGCCGTGACGACCGAGGGCAACTCGGTGTCGGTCGTGCCGGGAGAGCGGGTGGACCGCGACTTCGTGCTGCGCCTCGCCTACGCGGGCGGCAGTTCCGCGGTCGTGTGCGTGCCCGACGCCGACTCCAAGGGCGGCACCTTCCAGCTCACGGTGCTGCCGCCGGAGACCGAGGCGCCGGTGCGGCCGCGGGACGTGGTGCTGCTGCTCGACCGGTCCGGCAGCATGTCGGGCTGGAAGATGGTCGCGGCCCGGCGGGCGGCGGCCAGGATCGTGGACACGCTGACCGCGGACGACAGGTTCGCCGTGCTGACCTTCGACGACCGGGTGGAGCACCCCGCCGAGCTCGGCACCGGGCTCGTCACGGGCACCGACCGCCACCGGTTCCGCGCGGTCGAGCACCTGGCGAAGGTGCAGGCGCGCGGTGGAACGGAGATGTTCGAACCGTTGCGCAGCGGGCTGGCGCTGCTCGCCGACGTGACCGGCGACCGCGACCCGGTGCTGGTCATGGTCACCGACGGGCAGGTCGGCAACGAGGACCAGCTGCTGCGCGACATCGCACCGGTCCTCAACCGCACACGGGTGCACGCCGTCGGCATCGACTCGGCCGTCAACGCGGGTTTCCTCGGCCGGCTGGCCGCGCGCGGTGCCGGCCGGTGCGAGCTCGTCGAGAGCGAGGACCGGCTGGACGAGGCGATGACGCACATCCAGCGCCGCATCGGCGCCCCTGTGGTCACCGACGTCGAGGTGACGCCGTCGTCCGACCTGCCGAAGCCGCCGACCGCGATCTACCCCGGCGTGCCGCTGGTGGTGTTCGGCCGGTACAGCGGGCCGGCGCCGGAGTCGTTCACCGTGCGCGGCCGGACCCGCGAGGGTGCCGCGTGGGAGGAGACGGTCGCGGTGCTGGAGCACACCGAGTCCGCGGTCACGGCGCAGTGGGCCCGCGCCGCGCTGCGTGACCTGGAGGACCGGTACGCGATCGGCGACCGCGCGGTGGAGGCCGACATCGTGCGGACCTCGCTGCGGTTCGGCGTGCTGTGCCGGTTCACCGCGTTCGTGGCCGTCGACCAGGAGGTCGTGACCGACGGCAAGGTGCACAGGGTGGTCCAACCGGTCGAGTACCCGGCGGGCTGGGACCTGGCGGCGCCGCCGAAGCCGCTGATGGCCCGTGGATACGGAGGAGCGGCCGGAGCGATGAGCTTCGCCGCCCCCGCCTTCCCGGTGGCCGGCGCGCCGATGCCCTCGATGCCGCCGCCCGCACCGGCGCCCGTGCCTCCGCCGCACCCGGTGCACCGATGCCGTCGCCCGCGTCCGGTGCACCAGTGCCACCGCCCGTGTCCGGTGCTCCGGTGCCGCCCGCACCCGTACCGCCGGGCTCGGCGGGACGCACCCGAGGCCGGTCGCGGATCTCGGCGACGCTCGACGGCATCGCACGGTCGGCGCCCAAGCCCCCGGCGGACGACACGACCGAGCTGCGCGAGATCGCCGCACTGGAGGTCCAGCGCCTGGAACAGGACGCGGGACGCCCGGAGTGGGAGCGCCGCGACCTGCTCGCCGACCTGGCGAGCCGGATCACCACGCTCGTCGCCGGCAGGCGGGGAGCGGCGTACGAACCGTTGCACCGCCTGCTCGACGAGCTCGCCGCGGGCGGCGACGTGGACCACCTGTGGTCGCGCGCCCTGCAGCTGTTGCGGGAGTTCGGACAGGGCGCCCAGGAACGACGCCGCTCGTTTTGGCGCTGATCGGCGCTAGCCCGCTCACCGCACCCGCCGCGACGCTGGTGCGGTGAGCGCGTTCGGACACTGGACCACCGCCGAGGGCCTGCCCGCGTTCTCCTACCGGGCGGGCCCCCGGCCGTGGAACCCGATCATCGACCCACCCACGACCCGGCACGTCGTGCACCTCGGCAACCGCCGCATCACCCTGGTCGCCGACAGCGACGGGCGCACCGGCGTGTGGGACGAACACCTCGGCTGCCGGTGGCTCGCCGAACGGACCGGCGTCGGCCGGTTCGGCGAGCTGGCGACGGATGCGGCTCCGGTGAAGCTGTTCGGCCCGACGTTCTGCCGGACGACGGTGGCGGACGCGGAGGTGGAGCTGCGACGCACGGTCCTGTGCCCGGAGGGTGAGGTGCCGTGGGTGCTGGTGGGGATCGAGGTGACCAACCGGGGCGACGAGGTCGTGCGGCGCGCGCTGAGCGAGGAGTGGGAGGTGCGGCCGCGGCTGGTGGACCTGGAGTTCGGGCCGGCGCGGGACACCGCGGTGCCGGACCCGCCGGTGGTGGTGCTGGAGGAGTGCGGCGGCGACCGCGTGGCGACCACGGCCGGGGTGCTGCGGGTGGAGGTCGCGCTGGAGGTGCCGCCGGGAGCGACGCGGACGACGTGGTTCCGCTTCGGCCTCGACATCGTCGACCAGATCGACCCCTCCGCTCT from Lentzea guizhouensis harbors:
- a CDS encoding MerR family transcriptional regulator — translated: MWTLDELLERVSAALAAEYPGAPNGRVRDVPDRRAVRWYATTGLVDRPSAMRGRTALYERRHLLQLVALKRLQAEGRTLADIQAELAGATDQALAALARVPEGLLDLGDPVPEPAPAREAVRPRFWAEPAAPPEPGVPPAPRPPPHPPRAPRPARQRRLSRPCPPFRQRHRPPAPPSAARPATLLTGVALGHGAVLLTPGSPTATDLADIAAAAAPLLDLLAARGLLVNERETP
- a CDS encoding VIT domain-containing protein; translated protein: MTISVAPMKPAEGDRIGRTTEDAGVGALRTERGNLPLESLDVRATVTGLVGRTTVTAGFVNTHDTALEATYVFPLPDRAAVTGMKMTAGDRTVEAELQERGQARQAYDEAIASGRRASIVEEERPDVFTMRVGNIPAGEHITVELSVVGPLVFEDGAATFRFPLVVAPRYVPGTPLEGPAVGDGYAQDTDLVPDASRITPPVLLPGFPNPVRLGITVRVDPAGLELGEVRSSLHAVTTEGNSVSVVPGERVDRDFVLRLAYAGGSSAVVCVPDADSKGGTFQLTVLPPETEAPVRPRDVVLLLDRSGSMSGWKMVAARRAAARIVDTLTADDRFAVLTFDDRVEHPAELGTGLVTGTDRHRFRAVEHLAKVQARGGTEMFEPLRSGLALLADVTGDRDPVLVMVTDGQVGNEDQLLRDIAPVLNRTRVHAVGIDSAVNAGFLGRLAARGAGRCELVESEDRLDEAMTHIQRRIGAPVVTDVEVTPSSDLPKPPTAIYPGVPLVVFGRYSGPAPESFTVRGRTREGAAWEETVAVLEHTESAVTAQWARAALRDLEDRYAIGDRAVEADIVRTSLRFGVLCRFTAFVAVDQEVVTDGKVHRVVQPVEYPAGWDLAAPPKPLMARGYGGAAGAMSFAAPAFPVAGAPMPSMPPPAPAPVPPPHPVHRCRRPRPVHQCHRPCPVLRCRPHPYRRARRDAPEAGRGSRRRSTASHGRRPSPRRTTRPSCARSPHWRSSAWNRTRDARSGSAATCSPTWRAGSPRSSPAGGERRTNRCTACSTSSPRAATWTTCGRAPCSCCGSSDRAPRNDAARFGADRR